The Roseococcus microcysteis genome contains a region encoding:
- the tolB gene encoding Tol-Pal system beta propeller repeat protein TolB, giving the protein MKTPAIHRRALFASAAATLVAPGIWSTPLPAAAQGTGGTVIDITRARTEPIPIAVPDMAGAGPDAQRMGQNIARVIVNNLRSSGLFRPIERAAFIQTPEAAAQAPRFQDWRVLGAVALTTGRVELSGDRLRVEFRLWDILPEQQALGTAYNATASNWRQIAHIISDDIYKRLLGEDGYFNTRVAYVSESGPRDRRTRRLAIMDQDGENHRFLTDGQFQALTPRFHPNATQIAFMSYLRNEPRVYLFNLQTGRQEVLGNFGGMTLSPRFSPDGRSVILSAIRGGDASIFVVDLASRRERQLTNAAGLDVSPCFSPDGQQIVFNSDRGGDQQLYVMDANGGGVRRISFGNGRYATPVWSPRGDLIAFTRIGRGQFAIGVMRPDGSGERILSEGWAMESPTFAPNGRVLMFYRETPARDARGAGFSARISSIDIAGFNERQVVTPNDATDPSWSPLLS; this is encoded by the coding sequence GTGAAGACACCCGCCATCCATCGCCGTGCCCTCTTCGCCAGCGCGGCCGCCACGCTGGTGGCCCCAGGCATCTGGTCCACGCCGCTGCCCGCCGCGGCGCAGGGGACGGGCGGCACCGTGATCGACATCACGCGCGCCCGCACCGAGCCCATTCCCATCGCCGTGCCGGACATGGCGGGCGCGGGGCCGGACGCGCAGCGCATGGGGCAGAACATCGCCCGCGTCATCGTGAACAATCTGCGCAGCTCCGGCCTGTTCCGGCCGATCGAGCGCGCGGCCTTCATCCAGACGCCCGAGGCCGCCGCCCAGGCGCCGCGTTTCCAGGACTGGCGCGTGCTGGGCGCCGTGGCGCTGACCACGGGCCGGGTGGAGCTGTCGGGTGACCGTCTGCGGGTGGAGTTCCGCCTGTGGGACATCCTGCCCGAGCAGCAGGCGCTGGGCACTGCCTACAACGCCACCGCCTCCAACTGGCGGCAGATCGCGCACATCATCTCGGATGATATCTACAAGCGGCTCCTGGGCGAGGACGGGTATTTCAACACCCGCGTCGCCTATGTGAGCGAAAGCGGGCCGCGCGACCGTCGCACCCGGCGCCTCGCCATCATGGACCAGGATGGCGAGAACCACCGCTTCCTGACGGATGGCCAGTTCCAGGCCCTGACGCCGCGCTTCCACCCGAACGCGACGCAGATCGCCTTCATGTCCTATCTGCGGAATGAGCCGCGGGTGTACCTGTTCAACCTCCAGACCGGGCGGCAGGAGGTGCTGGGCAATTTCGGCGGCATGACGCTGAGCCCGCGCTTCTCGCCCGATGGGCGGTCGGTGATCCTGTCCGCGATCCGGGGCGGCGATGCCTCCATCTTCGTGGTGGATCTGGCCTCGCGGCGGGAGCGGCAGCTGACCAACGCCGCGGGGCTGGACGTGTCGCCCTGCTTCTCGCCCGACGGGCAGCAGATCGTGTTCAACTCGGATCGCGGCGGGGACCAGCAGCTCTACGTCATGGACGCCAATGGCGGCGGCGTGCGGCGCATCAGCTTCGGCAATGGCCGCTATGCCACGCCCGTGTGGTCGCCCCGCGGGGACCTGATCGCCTTCACGCGCATCGGGCGCGGGCAGTTCGCCATCGGCGTGATGCGGCCCGACGGTTCGGGCGAGCGCATCCTGAGCGAGGGCTGGGCCATGGAAAGCCCCACCTTCGCCCCCAATGGCCGCGTGCTGATGTTCTACCGCGAGACGCCGGCGCGTGACGCGCGCGGCGCGGGCTTCTCGGCGCGCATCTCCTCCATTGACATCGCCGGCTTCAACGAGCGCCAGGTGGTGACGCCCAATGACGCGACCGATCCCTCCTGGTCGCCGCTGCTGAGCTGA
- the yihA gene encoding ribosome biogenesis GTP-binding protein YihA/YsxC, which translates to MTELPAGGLLEARDEEERAALIEAGRLLFARPCTFFTAAQALDHLPPPDGVEVALAGRSNVGKSSLMNALTGQNALARVSHTPGRTKQLNFFTIEGRLTLVDMPGYGFAKAAKSVKEDWQGLMFNFLRGRPNLRRVLLLLDARIETKASDHAVMDLLDKAAVAFQLVLTKADDVKPAALAARQAEVEGLARKHPAGHPLVLTTSSRTGRGMEELRAELAALA; encoded by the coding sequence GTGACGGAGCTTCCCGCCGGCGGCCTGCTGGAGGCGCGCGACGAGGAGGAGCGCGCCGCCCTCATCGAGGCCGGACGCCTGCTCTTCGCCCGCCCCTGCACCTTCTTCACCGCCGCCCAGGCGCTGGACCACCTGCCCCCGCCGGATGGCGTGGAGGTGGCGCTGGCCGGGCGCTCGAATGTCGGCAAGTCCTCGCTGATGAACGCGCTGACGGGGCAGAACGCCCTCGCCCGCGTCTCGCACACGCCCGGGCGCACCAAGCAGTTGAACTTCTTCACCATCGAGGGCCGCCTGACCCTGGTGGACATGCCGGGCTATGGCTTCGCCAAGGCCGCCAAGTCGGTGAAGGAGGATTGGCAGGGCCTGATGTTCAACTTCCTGCGCGGCCGGCCCAATTTGCGGCGCGTGCTGCTGCTGCTGGACGCGCGCATCGAGACCAAGGCCTCGGACCACGCGGTGATGGACCTGCTCGACAAGGCCGCCGTCGCCTTCCAGCTCGTGCTCACCAAGGCCGATGATGTGAAGCCCGCCGCACTGGCCGCCCGCCAGGCCGAGGTGGAAGGCCTGGCGCGCAAGCACCCCGCCGGCCACCCGCTGGTGCTCACCACCAGCAGCCGCACCGGCCGCGGCATGGAAGAGCTGCGCGCGGAACTCGCCGCCCTCGCTTGA
- the folP gene encoding dihydropteroate synthase, protein MTLIEPHGLLDGPAAEAAIREGLALPLQGGPFAFTGLRDHAGAPLPLAAAPAAMTTSPPPFAGLARHRFRPLVMGIVNCTPDSFSGDGRAAHAAAIAHGHALRAEGADILDVGGESTRPGAAPVTPEEEQARILPVIAALAPGGPVSVDTRHAATMGAALAAGASIVNDVSALAHDPESLATVAAAGCPVVLMHMRTLDPRTMQQGVAYTDAAREVAAHLAARIAACEAAGIPRARIAVDPGIGFGKRVRDNLDLVARLPLLAALGCTILVGASRKGFIGRITGVVEPSRRVAGSVALALEAARRGAHILRVHDVGATVEALKIQEAVTMGWTE, encoded by the coding sequence TTGACGCTGATCGAGCCGCACGGCCTGCTCGACGGGCCGGCGGCGGAGGCGGCGATCCGTGAGGGGCTCGCCCTGCCATTGCAGGGCGGGCCCTTTGCCTTCACGGGGCTGCGCGACCACGCCGGCGCGCCCCTGCCGCTGGCCGCGGCACCCGCCGCGATGACCACCTCGCCGCCGCCCTTCGCCGGCCTTGCGCGCCACCGCTTTCGGCCGCTGGTCATGGGCATCGTCAACTGCACGCCGGACAGCTTTTCGGGGGATGGGCGCGCGGCGCACGCGGCCGCCATCGCCCACGGCCATGCCCTGCGGGCCGAGGGCGCGGACATCCTGGATGTGGGGGGCGAGAGCACCCGCCCCGGCGCCGCCCCCGTGACACCCGAGGAGGAGCAGGCGCGCATCCTGCCGGTCATCGCCGCCCTGGCGCCGGGCGGGCCTGTCAGCGTGGATACGCGCCACGCCGCCACCATGGGTGCCGCACTCGCCGCCGGGGCCAGCATCGTGAACGATGTCAGCGCGCTGGCGCATGACCCGGAGAGCCTCGCCACCGTCGCCGCCGCCGGCTGCCCGGTGGTGCTGATGCACATGCGGACGCTCGACCCGCGCACCATGCAGCAGGGCGTCGCCTACACGGACGCCGCGCGCGAGGTGGCCGCGCATCTGGCCGCCCGCATCGCCGCCTGCGAGGCGGCGGGGATTCCCCGCGCGCGCATCGCGGTGGACCCCGGCATCGGCTTCGGCAAGCGGGTGCGGGACAATCTGGACCTCGTGGCGCGACTGCCGCTTCTGGCCGCCTTGGGCTGCACCATTCTGGTGGGGGCCTCGCGCAAGGGTTTCATCGGGCGCATCACCGGCGTGGTCGAGCCTTCCCGCCGCGTGGCGGGAAGTGTCGCCCTGGCCCTGGAGGCGGCGCGGCGCGGGGCCCATATCCTGCGGGTGCATGATGTGGGCGCCACCGTCGAGGCACTGAAAATCCAGGAGGCCGTGACCATGGGCTGGACCGAATGA
- a CDS encoding TspO/MBR family protein — protein MSDWLPLLGFFAACFATAASGAIFSPGAWYEGLRKPWWRPPNWLFGPAWGVLFCCIAVAGWLVWREVGFGLALAVYGVQLVLNFAWSALFFGMRRPDLAFWDLCALWVSIAVCIALFAPISAAAAWLFVPYLAWVSFAGILNLTMWRLNGPRPA, from the coding sequence ATGAGCGATTGGCTTCCCCTGCTGGGCTTCTTCGCCGCCTGCTTCGCCACCGCGGCCTCGGGCGCCATCTTCTCGCCCGGCGCCTGGTATGAGGGGCTGCGCAAGCCCTGGTGGCGCCCGCCCAACTGGCTGTTCGGCCCGGCCTGGGGGGTGTTGTTCTGCTGCATCGCCGTGGCCGGCTGGCTGGTGTGGCGGGAGGTGGGGTTTGGGTTGGCGCTGGCGGTCTATGGCGTGCAGCTCGTGCTGAACTTCGCCTGGTCCGCGCTGTTCTTCGGGATGCGCCGGCCGGACCTCGCCTTCTGGGACCTCTGCGCGCTCTGGGTGAGCATTGCTGTCTGCATTGCCCTGTTCGCGCCCATCAGCGCCGCCGCCGCCTGGCTGTTCGTGCCCTATCTGGCCTGGGTGAGCTTCGCCGGCATCCTGAACCTCACCATGTGGCGACTGAACGGTCCCCGCCCGGCCTGA
- the tolR gene encoding protein TolR yields the protein MAGPLMKRGGGGRSRYRPMSDINVTPFVDVMLVLLIIFMVAAPMMTTGVPVDLPRTAAQPLNQEQEPLTISVNSEGAIYLQETEVPLDGLVARLQAIAQARPEGTPEPRIFVRGDRAISYGRVMEVMGTISAGGFSRVALLAEQQQAAPAPRR from the coding sequence ATGGCAGGCCCCCTGATGAAGCGCGGCGGCGGTGGCCGCTCCCGCTACCGCCCCATGTCGGACATCAACGTGACGCCCTTCGTGGACGTGATGCTGGTGCTGCTGATCATCTTCATGGTGGCGGCGCCCATGATGACCACGGGCGTGCCCGTGGACCTGCCCCGCACCGCCGCCCAGCCGCTGAACCAGGAGCAGGAACCGCTGACCATCTCGGTCAACAGCGAGGGCGCCATCTATCTCCAGGAAACCGAGGTGCCGCTGGATGGCCTCGTGGCCCGGCTGCAGGCCATCGCCCAGGCGCGGCCGGAGGGCACGCCGGAGCCGCGCATCTTCGTCCGCGGTGACCGTGCCATCTCCTATGGCCGCGTCATGGAGGTGATGGGCACGATCAGCGCGGGCGGGTTCAGCCGCGTGGCGCTGCTGGCCGAGCAGCAGCAGGCCGCGCCGGCGCCGCGCCGCTGA
- the tolQ gene encoding protein TolQ, which produces MSVLGLFMMADWVVKTVMIGLLLASIIVWAIAFDKYGQLRRAKRDADTFEDEFWKGGSVDELYKRHGEAPTHPLAAVFSAGMGEWRRSTEAGTSPFLVVGTKERVERAMSVTIQREMERIEKRMTFLASTGSAAPFVGLFGTVWGIMNSFTAIAGMQSTNLAVVAPGIAEALLATAIGLVAAIPAVILYNSLSSESAKFAGRLEGFAAEFGAILARQTEAAAQAPRAAAE; this is translated from the coding sequence ATGTCGGTGCTCGGCCTCTTCATGATGGCCGACTGGGTCGTGAAGACGGTCATGATCGGGCTGCTGCTGGCCTCCATCATCGTCTGGGCCATCGCCTTCGACAAATACGGCCAGCTCCGCCGCGCCAAGCGCGACGCCGACACCTTCGAGGACGAGTTCTGGAAGGGCGGCAGCGTGGATGAGCTCTACAAGCGCCATGGCGAGGCGCCGACGCACCCGCTGGCGGCGGTGTTCTCGGCCGGCATGGGCGAATGGCGGCGCAGCACCGAGGCGGGCACCAGCCCCTTCCTGGTGGTCGGCACCAAGGAACGCGTCGAGCGCGCCATGTCCGTCACCATCCAGCGTGAGATGGAACGCATCGAGAAGCGGATGACCTTCCTGGCCTCCACCGGCTCGGCCGCGCCCTTCGTCGGCCTCTTCGGCACGGTCTGGGGCATCATGAACAGCTTCACCGCCATCGCGGGCATGCAGAGCACGAACCTGGCCGTGGTGGCGCCGGGCATCGCGGAGGCGCTGCTGGCCACCGCCATCGGCCTCGTCGCCGCCATCCCGGCCGTGATCCTGTACAACAGCCTCTCCTCCGAATCGGCCAAGTTCGCCGGGCGGCTGGAGGGTTTCGCGGCCGAATTCGGCGCCATCCTCGCCCGCCAGACCGAGGCCGCCGCCCAGGCGCCCCGGGCCGCGGCGGAATAA
- the pal gene encoding peptidoglycan-associated lipoprotein Pal, with protein MMSTAKTLLSLMAATGLLVACSNTEQAAVTAGAGAGGAGQIRPGSQEDLVANVGDRVFFDTDRSTIRADQRTVLDRQAAWMQQNAAVQVTVEGHADERGTREYNLALGQRRANSARDVLVAGGVAPARIQTISYGKDRPEALGSNEDAWAQNRRAVTVVR; from the coding sequence ATGATGTCCACCGCCAAGACCCTTCTCTCCCTGATGGCCGCCACCGGCCTTCTGGTGGCCTGTTCGAACACCGAACAGGCCGCCGTGACGGCCGGTGCGGGTGCCGGCGGCGCCGGCCAGATCCGCCCGGGCAGCCAGGAGGATCTCGTCGCCAATGTGGGCGATCGCGTGTTCTTCGACACCGACCGCAGCACCATCCGCGCCGACCAGCGCACCGTGCTGGACCGCCAGGCGGCCTGGATGCAGCAGAACGCCGCCGTGCAGGTGACCGTGGAAGGTCATGCGGACGAGCGCGGCACGCGCGAGTACAACCTGGCGCTCGGCCAGCGCCGCGCCAATTCCGCCCGTGACGTGCTGGTGGCCGGCGGCGTCGCCCCCGCGCGCATCCAGACCATCAGCTACGGCAAGGACCGTCCGGAGGCGCTGGGCTCCAATGAGGACGCCTGGGCGCAGAACCGCCGCGCCGTGACCGTGGTGCGCTGA
- the ftsH gene encoding ATP-dependent zinc metalloprotease FtsH, whose protein sequence is MSNFGRNLALWVIVALLLVALFNLFQPSGGQNRAQLQVAYSDFLNEVNQGQVRDVVIQGRTVSGQLTDGRSFTTFTPEDPALVSRLTERGVRVVARPEESDVNPLFQILISWFPMLLLIGVWIFFMRQMQGGGGRAMGFGKSKAKLLTEKHGRVTFEDVAGIDEAKAELEEIVDFLRDPQKFQRLGGKIPKGVLLIGPPGTGKTLLARSIAGEANVPFFTISGSDFVEMFVGVGASRVRDMFEQGKKNAPCLIFIDEIDAVGRHRGAGLGGGNDEREQTLNQMLVEMDGFESNEGVIIIAATNRPDVLDPALLRPGRFDRQVVVPNPDVNGREKILRVHMRKVPLASDVDPKTIARGTPGFSGADLANLVNEAALLAARTGRRTVGMAEFEAAKDKVMMGAERRSLVMSEDEKKMTAYHEAGHALVAMHEPECDPVHKATIIPRGRALGLVMSLPAGDRYSKHKSKMKAELAMAMGGRVAEEIVFGSDKVSNGASGDIKMATNQARMMVTEWGMSEKIGMVAYGENSQEVFLGHSVTQSKNLSEETARIIDSEIRGIIDSAYARAKHILTENREELERLAKGLLEYETLSGDEIRQVLRGEAVVRVRPDEPTSAGRGSVPSSGGGRTPRPDTGGGLSPQPAG, encoded by the coding sequence GTGAGCAATTTCGGCCGGAACCTGGCCTTGTGGGTGATCGTGGCGCTGCTGCTGGTGGCGCTGTTCAACCTGTTCCAGCCTTCGGGCGGGCAGAACCGCGCCCAGCTCCAGGTGGCCTACAGCGACTTCCTGAACGAGGTGAACCAGGGCCAGGTGCGCGACGTGGTCATCCAGGGCCGCACCGTGTCGGGCCAGCTCACCGACGGGCGCAGCTTCACCACCTTTACCCCGGAGGACCCGGCCCTCGTCTCGCGCCTGACCGAGCGCGGCGTGCGCGTGGTGGCCCGGCCGGAGGAGAGCGACGTGAACCCGCTCTTCCAGATCCTGATCTCCTGGTTCCCGATGCTGCTGCTGATCGGCGTCTGGATCTTCTTCATGCGCCAGATGCAGGGCGGCGGCGGCCGGGCCATGGGCTTCGGCAAGTCCAAGGCCAAGCTGCTGACCGAGAAGCATGGCCGCGTGACCTTCGAGGACGTGGCCGGCATTGACGAGGCCAAGGCCGAGCTCGAGGAGATCGTGGACTTCCTCCGCGACCCCCAGAAGTTCCAGCGCCTCGGCGGCAAGATTCCCAAGGGCGTGCTGTTGATCGGGCCGCCGGGCACCGGCAAGACGCTGCTGGCCCGCTCCATCGCCGGCGAGGCGAACGTGCCCTTCTTCACCATCTCGGGCTCCGACTTCGTGGAGATGTTCGTGGGCGTGGGTGCCAGCCGCGTGCGCGACATGTTCGAGCAGGGCAAGAAGAACGCCCCCTGCCTGATCTTCATCGACGAAATTGACGCCGTGGGCCGCCATCGCGGCGCGGGCCTGGGCGGCGGCAATGACGAGCGCGAGCAGACGCTGAACCAGATGCTCGTCGAGATGGACGGCTTCGAGTCGAACGAGGGCGTCATCATCATCGCGGCCACCAACCGGCCGGACGTGCTGGACCCCGCGCTGCTGCGTCCCGGCCGCTTCGACCGCCAGGTGGTGGTGCCCAACCCCGACGTGAACGGGCGCGAGAAGATCCTGCGCGTGCACATGCGGAAGGTGCCGCTGGCGAGCGACGTGGACCCCAAGACCATCGCGCGCGGCACGCCGGGCTTCTCGGGCGCGGATCTCGCCAACCTCGTGAACGAGGCCGCTCTGCTGGCCGCCCGCACCGGCCGCCGCACCGTGGGCATGGCCGAGTTCGAGGCCGCCAAGGACAAGGTGATGATGGGAGCGGAGCGCCGCAGCCTCGTCATGTCCGAGGACGAGAAGAAGATGACGGCCTATCACGAGGCCGGCCACGCCCTTGTCGCCATGCACGAGCCGGAATGCGACCCGGTGCACAAGGCCACCATCATTCCGCGCGGCCGGGCGCTCGGCCTCGTCATGTCGCTGCCGGCGGGAGACCGCTACAGCAAGCACAAGTCCAAGATGAAGGCCGAGCTGGCCATGGCCATGGGGGGCCGCGTCGCGGAGGAGATCGTCTTCGGCTCCGACAAGGTCTCCAACGGCGCCAGCGGCGACATCAAGATGGCCACCAATCAGGCGCGCATGATGGTCACCGAATGGGGCATGTCCGAAAAGATCGGCATGGTGGCCTATGGCGAGAACAGCCAGGAGGTGTTCCTCGGCCATTCGGTCACCCAGTCGAAGAACCTGTCGGAAGAGACCGCGCGGATCATCGACAGCGAAATCCGCGGTATCATCGACAGCGCCTATGCCCGCGCCAAGCACATCCTGACCGAGAACAGGGAGGAGCTGGAGCGGCTGGCCAAGGGCCTGCTGGAATATGAGACCCTCTCCGGCGACGAAATCCGCCAGGTGCTGCGCGGCGAGGCGGTGGTGCGTGTGCGCCCCGACGAACCCACCAGCGCCGGGCGCGGCAGCGTGCCCAGCTCGGGCGGCGGGCGTACCCCGCGGCCGGACACGGGGGGCGGGCTCTCGCCCCAGCCCGCGGGCTGA
- a CDS encoding response regulator, with the protein MALWDGQGRLLRCNSRYGALFTDPPPPPGPKPQPQPDGRWVLASAATLPGGFRLGLYSEVPPPAAPPPPAAAPVPLSPPPTAPWPSGRLRLLGVDDSPANLSVLRALLSNTGFTLETVTDGPAALEALTAAAANGQPFDAVLMDVVMPGMDGLECTRRIRALPGALGQVPVIPVTASSFPEDIAACHAAGMTGHVPKPVERVGLMRGIVLALGQGDLPEEEALRPLFRGELATRLRELDAALVDNLPLLGPVHAIAGTVGHLGGAGFVEEARAAMRALRDNHPDARRQVAELLDRLRAAYPEG; encoded by the coding sequence TTGGCCCTGTGGGATGGGCAAGGGCGGCTGCTGCGCTGCAACAGCCGGTATGGCGCGCTCTTCACCGACCCGCCGCCTCCGCCAGGCCCCAAGCCGCAGCCACAGCCCGATGGGCGCTGGGTGCTGGCCAGTGCGGCGACGTTGCCAGGCGGCTTCCGCCTGGGTCTCTACAGCGAAGTGCCGCCCCCCGCGGCGCCGCCCCCGCCCGCGGCCGCACCCGTGCCCCTGTCCCCGCCGCCCACGGCACCCTGGCCCAGCGGGCGGCTTCGGCTGCTGGGAGTGGATGATTCGCCCGCCAACCTCTCCGTCCTGCGCGCGCTGCTCTCCAATACGGGCTTCACGCTGGAGACGGTGACGGATGGCCCCGCGGCGCTGGAGGCCCTCACCGCCGCCGCCGCCAACGGGCAACCCTTCGACGCCGTGCTGATGGATGTGGTGATGCCGGGCATGGACGGGCTGGAATGCACGCGCCGGATCCGCGCCCTGCCCGGGGCGCTGGGGCAGGTGCCGGTCATCCCCGTCACCGCCAGCAGCTTCCCCGAGGACATCGCCGCCTGCCACGCGGCCGGCATGACGGGCCATGTACCCAAACCCGTCGAGCGGGTGGGGCTGATGCGCGGCATCGTCCTCGCCCTCGGCCAGGGCGACCTGCCGGAGGAGGAGGCGCTGCGGCCACTCTTCCGGGGCGAACTCGCCACCCGCCTGCGCGAGCTGGACGCCGCCCTGGTGGACAACCTGCCCCTGCTTGGCCCCGTCCACGCCATCGCGGGCACTGTGGGCCATCTGGGCGGGGCGGGCTTCGTGGAAGAGGCCCGTGCCGCCATGCGCGCGCTGCGCGACAACCACCCAGACGCCCGCCGCCAAGTGGCCGAGCTGCTGGACCGCCTGCGCGCGGCCTATCCGGAGGGGTAG
- a CDS encoding tol-pal system YbgF family protein, which produces MTMRVAATFILGLTLLAGPAAAQMESREGIALQNQILQLRQEMEQALRGRGAAPPMAGPSMAPPMTGSANDLVARLLDRVNVLEEEVRRLRGRTDVLENQNTRLREDLEKLQGDMEFRFSQQGAPAAAPPAAAPARPSAPAPAAAEPAARPPRTPERALQEGQTALARRDFATAEAAAREVIASRAAPQQVAAQLLLAEALSGRRDHANAAIAYNEAYVRARTGPRAPEALLGLANSFTALNSRREACDTLNDLRSQFPNLRPPLSEQAAAARQRAGCR; this is translated from the coding sequence ATGACCATGCGCGTGGCCGCCACCTTCATCCTGGGGTTGACCCTCCTGGCCGGGCCGGCGGCCGCGCAAATGGAAAGCCGCGAGGGGATCGCGCTGCAAAACCAGATCCTGCAGTTGCGGCAGGAGATGGAGCAGGCCCTGCGTGGCCGTGGGGCGGCCCCGCCGATGGCCGGGCCCTCCATGGCCCCGCCCATGACGGGCTCCGCCAATGATCTCGTGGCCCGGCTGCTCGACCGGGTGAACGTGCTGGAGGAGGAGGTGCGCCGCCTGCGCGGCCGCACCGATGTGCTGGAAAACCAGAACACCCGCCTGCGCGAGGACCTGGAGAAGCTCCAGGGCGACATGGAGTTCCGCTTCAGCCAGCAGGGCGCGCCCGCCGCGGCCCCGCCGGCGGCCGCACCCGCCCGTCCCTCCGCGCCGGCACCCGCCGCGGCCGAGCCGGCCGCCCGTCCGCCCCGCACGCCGGAGCGCGCGTTGCAGGAAGGCCAGACGGCGCTCGCGCGTCGTGACTTCGCCACCGCCGAGGCCGCCGCGCGCGAGGTGATCGCGAGCCGCGCCGCGCCGCAGCAGGTGGCGGCGCAGCTGCTGCTGGCCGAGGCGTTGTCCGGCCGGCGTGACCACGCCAATGCGGCCATCGCCTACAATGAGGCCTATGTGCGCGCCCGCACCGGCCCCCGCGCCCCCGAGGCGCTGCTCGGCCTCGCCAATTCCTTCACCGCGCTGAACAGCCGGCGCGAGGCCTGCGACACGCTGAACGACTTGCGCAGCCAGTTCCCGAACCTGCGCCCGCCGCTCTCCGAACAGGCGGCGGCCGCGCGCCAGCGGGCCGGCTGCCGCTGA
- the ybgC gene encoding tol-pal system-associated acyl-CoA thioesterase encodes MSDFAHRHPLRVYYEDTDAGGIVYHAAYLRFAERARTEALRDMGLPHSRMQEEHGCFLVVKRAALEYERPARLDDSLVIITRIRRAAASLLLDQQAWRGEERLVRIEVKLACVDQATLSARRLPEPWLGALRARISDCPAEGGLAP; translated from the coding sequence ATGAGTGACTTCGCCCATCGCCACCCGCTCCGCGTCTATTACGAGGACACGGATGCGGGCGGCATCGTCTATCACGCCGCCTACCTCCGGTTCGCCGAACGGGCGCGGACCGAGGCCCTGCGTGACATGGGCCTGCCGCATTCGCGGATGCAGGAAGAACATGGCTGCTTCCTGGTGGTGAAACGGGCCGCGCTGGAGTATGAGCGGCCCGCGCGGCTCGACGATTCGCTGGTGATCATCACCCGGATCCGCCGCGCGGCCGCCTCGCTCCTGCTCGACCAGCAGGCCTGGCGGGGGGAGGAGAGGCTGGTGCGCATCGAGGTGAAGCTGGCCTGCGTGGACCAGGCCACCTTGTCCGCGCGCCGGTTGCCCGAACCCTGGCTGGGCGCGCTCCGCGCCCGCATATCCGACTGTCCCGCCGAAGGAGGCCTCGCGCCGTGA
- the argB gene encoding acetylglutamate kinase — translation MADDALTQMQTLIGALPYLKRYDDQIVVVKYGGHAMGEEHAADRFGRDIALLEQVGVNPVVVHGGGPQINAMLSRLGVKSTFVQGLRVTDAQMVEVVEMVLAGTVNKQLASAITRAGCMAVGISGKDGGLVRARKATRTMKDPGSNIEQVLDLGLVGEPESVDTRVLELLIDADIVPVIAPVGVGADGQTYNINADTVSGAIAGALRAERMLMLTDVAGVMDANKNFIPEMTVAEARAGIAAGWIAGGMIPKVETCIHAVEQGVKGAVILDGRLPHAVLRELLTDGGAGTLIRP, via the coding sequence ATGGCCGATGACGCGCTCACCCAGATGCAGACCCTGATCGGCGCGCTGCCCTACCTGAAGCGCTATGACGACCAGATCGTCGTCGTGAAGTATGGCGGCCACGCCATGGGCGAGGAGCACGCCGCCGACCGCTTCGGCCGCGACATCGCGCTGCTGGAGCAGGTGGGCGTGAACCCCGTGGTGGTCCATGGCGGCGGGCCGCAGATCAACGCCATGCTGTCGCGGCTGGGTGTGAAGTCCACCTTCGTCCAGGGCCTGCGCGTGACCGATGCGCAGATGGTGGAGGTGGTCGAGATGGTCCTGGCCGGCACCGTCAACAAGCAGCTCGCTTCCGCCATCACGCGGGCGGGCTGCATGGCCGTCGGCATCTCGGGCAAGGATGGCGGGCTGGTGCGCGCCCGCAAGGCCACGCGCACCATGAAGGACCCCGGCTCCAACATCGAGCAGGTGCTGGACCTTGGCCTGGTGGGTGAGCCCGAGAGCGTGGACACCCGCGTCCTGGAATTGCTGATTGACGCCGACATCGTCCCCGTCATCGCGCCCGTGGGCGTGGGGGCGGATGGGCAGACCTACAACATCAACGCCGACACCGTCTCGGGCGCCATCGCGGGGGCGCTGCGGGCCGAGCGCATGCTGATGCTGACCGATGTCGCCGGCGTGATGGATGCGAACAAGAACTTCATCCCCGAGATGACGGTGGCCGAGGCCCGCGCCGGCATCGCGGCGGGCTGGATCGCGGGCGGCATGATCCCCAAGGTCGAGACCTGCATCCATGCGGTCGAGCAGGGGGTGAAGGGCGCCGTCATCCTGGATGGCCGCCTGCCCCACGCCGTGCTGCGCGAGCTGCTGACCGATGGCGGGGCCGGCACGCTGATCCGGCCCTGA